From Bacillota bacterium, the proteins below share one genomic window:
- the htpX gene encoding zinc metalloprotease HtpX: MNTLKVGVLLVALTALFIFVGDAIGGRSGAMIAFALALVMNLVSYWFSDKIVLSMYGARALSPADAPELYRMTERLAERAGIPMPRLYVVPGPQPNAFATGRNPAHAAVAVTEGLLSLLNRDEVEGVIAHEIAHIKHRDTLTMTVVATIAGAVMLLADMARWAMIFGGARSDDREGGNPLVFLLVMIVAPIAAMLIQLAISRAREYEADATGARLAGSPDGLANALRKLEQASRMIPMEASPSTAHLFIVNPLRGMGGALMSLFMTHPPIEERIRRLERMRGSEWYLGG; encoded by the coding sequence ATGAACACCCTGAAGGTCGGCGTGCTACTGGTTGCGCTGACGGCGCTGTTCATCTTCGTCGGCGATGCGATTGGCGGTAGAAGCGGGGCGATGATTGCCTTCGCGCTGGCGCTGGTGATGAACCTGGTCAGCTACTGGTTCAGCGACAAGATTGTGCTGAGCATGTATGGTGCACGGGCTCTGTCGCCTGCCGATGCACCGGAGCTGTATCGCATGACCGAGCGCCTGGCGGAGCGCGCGGGTATCCCGATGCCGCGCCTGTACGTGGTACCGGGTCCTCAGCCCAACGCTTTCGCCACGGGGCGCAATCCCGCTCATGCGGCGGTGGCGGTCACCGAAGGGCTGCTCAGCCTGCTCAACCGCGACGAGGTAGAGGGAGTCATTGCCCATGAGATAGCTCACATCAAGCACCGCGACACCTTGACCATGACGGTCGTGGCGACAATCGCGGGCGCGGTGATGCTGCTGGCGGACATGGCGCGCTGGGCGATGATTTTCGGCGGCGCACGCAGTGACGACCGCGAGGGAGGCAACCCACTGGTGTTCCTGCTGGTGATGATTGTCGCGCCCATCGCGGCGATGCTCATCCAGCTGGCGATTTCGCGGGCGCGTGAATACGAGGCAGACGCCACCGGCGCGCGACTGGCGGGCAGTCCGGACGGGCTGGCGAACGCGTTGCGCAAGCTGGAACAGGCTTCCCGTATGATCCCGATGGAGGCTTCGCCGTCGACCGCACACCTGTTTATTGTCAACCCGCTGCGCGGCATGGGCGGCGCGCTGATGAGCCTGTTCATGACCCATCCGCCTATCGAAGAGCGCATCCGCCGGCTGGAGCGAATGCGCGGCAGCGAGTGGTATCTGGGTGGGTAG